In the Nerophis ophidion isolate RoL-2023_Sa linkage group LG19, RoL_Noph_v1.0, whole genome shotgun sequence genome, one interval contains:
- the LOC133538393 gene encoding tubulin alpha chain-like has product MRECISIHVGQAGAQIGNACWELYCLEHGIQPDGQMPSDKTFVSKDDSFNTFFSETGAGKHVPRAIFVDLEPTVIDEVRTGTYRHLFHPEQLITGKEDAANNYARGHYTIGKEIIDLVLDRTRKLADQCTGLQGFLIFHSFGGGTGSGFTSLLMERLSVDYGKKSKLEFAIYPAPQVSTAVVEPYNSILTTHTTLEHSDCAFMVDNEAIYDICRRNLDIERPSYTNLNRLIGQIVSSITASLRFDGALNVDLTEFQTNLVPYPRIHFPLATYAPVISAEKAYHEQLSVADITNTCFEPANQMVKCDPRHGKYMACCLLYRGDVVPKDVNSAIAAIKTKRTIQFVDWCPTGFKVGINYQPPTVVPGGDLAKVQRAVCMLSNTTAIAEAWARLDHKFDLMYAKRAFVHWYVGEGMEEGEFSEAREDMAALEKDYEEVGADYMGDEDEGEEY; this is encoded by the exons atg CGGGAATGTATTTCCATACATGTGGGCCAGGCTGGGGCTCAGATTGGCAATGCATGCTGGGAGCTTTACTGCCTGGAACATGGTATCCAGCCGGATGGACAAATGCCTTCTGATAAGACATTTGTGAGTAAAGATGACTCCTTTAACACCTTTTTCAGTGAGACCGGAGCTGGAAAACATGTCCCGAGAGCCATCTTTGTAGACCTGGAGCCCACCGTCATTG ATGAGGTGCGTACAGGTACCTACCGTCACCTCTTCCACCCAGAGCAGTTGATCACAGGGAAAGAAGACGCCGCCAACAACTACGCCCGTGGTCACTACACCATCGGGAAGGAGATCATCGATCTGGTTCTGGACAGGACTCGCAAGCTG GCTGATCAGTGCACCGGTTTGCAAGGCTTCCTCATCTTCCATTCCTTTGGTGGAGGCACTGGCTCTGGTTTTACTTCCCTCCTCATGGAAAGGTTGTCTGTTGATTATGGTAAAAAGTCCAAGCTGGAGTTTGCTATCTACCCAGCACCCCAGGTTTCCACAGCAGTCGTAGAGCCTTACAACTCCATTCTCACCACTCACACCACCCTGGAGCACTCCGACTGTGCCTTCATGGTCGACAACGAAGCCATCTACGACATCTGTCGCAGGAACCTCGATATTGAACGTCCGTCCTACACCAACCTGAACAGGCTCATCGGCCAGATCGTGTCGTCTATCACGGCCTCTCTTCGCTTTGACGGAGCCCTGAATGTTGACCTGACAGAGTTCCAGACCAACCTGGTGCCCTACCCTCGTATCCACTTCCCTCTGGCGACATATGCCCCGGTCATCTCCGCCGAGAAGGCCTACCACGAGCAACTCTCTGTGGCAGACATCACCAACACCTGTTTTGAGCCAGCCAATCAGATGGTGAAGTGTGACCCCCGTCATGGCAAATACATGGCCTGCTGTCTGCTGTACCGTGGGGATGTGGTGCCCAAAGACGTCAACTCCGCCATCGCCGCCATCAAGACCAAACGCACCATCCAGTTTGTGGACTGGTGTCCCACGGGCTTCAAGGTGGGCATCAACTACCAGCCTCCAACCGTGGTTCCTGGAGGAGATCTGGCCAAAGTGCAGAGAGCGGTGTGCATGCTGAGCAACACCACAGCCATCGCTGAGGCCTGGGCTCGCTTGGACCACAAGTTCGACCTGATGTACGCCAAGAGGGCCTTTGTGCATTGGTATGTGGGCGAGGGGATGGAGGAGGGAGAGTTCTCCGAGGCCAGGGAAGACATGGCCGCCCTGGAGAAGGATTATGAAGAGGTGGGTGCAGACTACATGGGGGATGAGGATGAAGGAGAGGAATATTGA